The nucleotide sequence TGACGATCCATCCGGACCTCGATTCGGCCTTCGAGAACTGGTCAGGGGCACGTGTTTTCGCTTTCACGGCGAGTGCAGAGCAGATCTACTCCGACATTGCCTACTTCCCCGGGGACGTCCTGCTGTTCGGGCCGGAGCCCACCGGCCTTCCGGCCGAGGTCCTCGCCGACCCGCGGCTGACGGGCCGGCTCCGCATTCCGATGATCGCCGGCCGCCGGTCGCTGAATCTGTCCAACGCTGCTTCCATCGCGGCCTACGAGGCCTGGCGCCAACACGGATTCAGCACCGGAGAACGATGAGCACCATGAGGGATGCCCTGCCCCGCCCGGACGACCCCCGCCCGGACGACCTGCGCATCCTCGTGGTCGGAGCCGGCGCCACCGGTGGGTACTTCGGTGGCCGCCTGATCGAGGCCGGCCGCGACGTGACCTTCCTCGTGCGGCCGGGACGGGCGGCGCAACTGGCCGCCGGGGGGCTGCAGATCATCAGCGGTCACGGTGATCTGACGCTGCAGCCGAAACTGGTCACCGCCGACGCGATCGACGGCCACTACCATCTCATCCTGTTGTCGGTGAAGGCCTACGGACTCGAGCAGGCCCTGCTCGACATCGCACCGGCCGTCGGCAAGGACACGATCATCCTGCCGCTGCTGAACGGCCTCCGCCACATCGATCGACTGCGCGACACCTTCGGCGAAGCAGAGGTTCTCGGAGGCGTCTGCGTGGTCTCGGCGACGCTGGACGGTGCCGGACGCGTCGTGCAGCTGGCCGGTATGCAGGAACTGACCTACGGCCCGCTGAGCGGCGTCATCCCACGCGGCGCGTCGGCCGTCCACGCCGCGCTCCAGGGTGCCGGATTCACCGCAGGGCTGACGGAGAACATCGTGCCGGCCATGTGGCAGAAGTGGATCATGCTGTCGTCGCTCGGCGCACTCAACTGCCTGATGCGCGGCACCGTCGGCGAGATCATCGGGGTCCCAGGGGGTCCGGCGTTCGCGGAGCAGCTGCTGAGCGAGACGGCCGGTATCGCGGCCGCCGCCGGCCACCCTCTGCGTGACGCCGGCCAACCGGTCGAGGTCGACGCCATCATCGGGGATCTGGTCCGACTCGCCGACCGTTTCGGCGCCCCGGCTCCCCTCCTGCGACTGACCATGATCAACCTGTCCGTGTACCGGGCGCGCCCGGCGCGGTCCGGCCACTGACGTCCGGCCGGCCCCACCGGGCACCAGAAGACGTGTCAGCAGGTCCTTCGAGCCGATTCCGTGCGCACGGACCAACCCGGCGGCGAGCCGTCTCCGAATGACCTGGCAGAGAAATTTGTTGCGCACGAGCAGCCGGGGCAGTCCCCGGCCGCGATGAGGGAGTCGATCGATATGGCAATACTCGCACCCGCGAAAGCACGTCTCCGGGTCACCCCGCAGCCGTCCGCCGGGGTCTGGCCGGGGCTGCACGACGTGTCGAAGGCACCGGTCCACGCGGCCATCGCCCGGCAGCTCACCCGGGCGGCCGTCAAGAAGCTGCCGATCACCCTCCAGTTCCCCGACGGCACCCGGTGGGGCGCCGGCGGTCCGCTCCTCCAGGTCGTCAACCCGGCGGCGTTCTTCCGCCGCGTCGGCACCGAGGGGCTGATCGGCTTCGGCGAAGCCTGGATGACCGGCGACATCACCACCGGCGGCTGGGACGCCTCCCGGCCCGCCGCCAGCCTGCGGCCGGCCGAGCTGAACGCCGCCACCGACGAACTGGCCGCGGTGCTGACGGTGATGGCCAAGCGGATGTCGGTGCTGATCCCCGGCTCGCTGCAGAAGCTCCGCCGCGCCTGGCAGACCC is from Nakamurella sp. PAMC28650 and encodes:
- a CDS encoding tRNA (cytidine(34)-2'-O)-methyltransferase, whose product is MFRIAFYQPCIPGNTGNAIRTSAATGTELHLIEPLGFDLSDAKLRRAGLDYHDLASVTIHPDLDSAFENWSGARVFAFTASAEQIYSDIAYFPGDVLLFGPEPTGLPAEVLADPRLTGRLRIPMIAGRRSLNLSNAASIAAYEAWRQHGFSTGER
- a CDS encoding ketopantoate reductase family protein; this encodes MSTMRDALPRPDDPRPDDLRILVVGAGATGGYFGGRLIEAGRDVTFLVRPGRAAQLAAGGLQIISGHGDLTLQPKLVTADAIDGHYHLILLSVKAYGLEQALLDIAPAVGKDTIILPLLNGLRHIDRLRDTFGEAEVLGGVCVVSATLDGAGRVVQLAGMQELTYGPLSGVIPRGASAVHAALQGAGFTAGLTENIVPAMWQKWIMLSSLGALNCLMRGTVGEIIGVPGGPAFAEQLLSETAGIAAAAGHPLRDAGQPVEVDAIIGDLVRLADRFGAPAPLLRLTMINLSVYRARPARSGH